One genomic window of Gracilinema caldarium DSM 7334 includes the following:
- the ychF gene encoding redox-regulated ATPase YchF — MALNCGIVGLPNVGKSTIFSALTRAPAEAANYPFCTINPNVGIVDVPDNRLKKLAEIFKPKRVIPASVEFVDIAGLVKGASQGEGLGNQFLSHIREVGVIAQVVRCFENPDIIHVSNKVDPESDMETINVELALADLDTVAKRREKAVRALKVQGKDQQKQAELLISALDKVQPALEQGKPARSVPLSDDERAALYDSHLITMKPQLYVCNVDEEGMRNGNRYVDMVKARAAAENSEAVVICGKFEAELADLESEEERLAFLSELGLAESGLASLIHAAYRLLGLRTFFTAGEDECRAWTIHAGDKAPQAAGVIHTDFEKGFIKAEVYSYEDLLTYGSEAKIKEAGKYRIEGKEYVVQDGDVMFFKFNV, encoded by the coding sequence ATGGCATTAAACTGTGGTATTGTGGGGCTTCCCAATGTGGGTAAGTCCACCATTTTTTCAGCATTAACCCGGGCTCCTGCGGAAGCAGCAAATTATCCCTTCTGTACGATTAACCCTAATGTGGGTATTGTGGATGTGCCCGATAACCGGCTTAAAAAGCTGGCGGAAATCTTTAAGCCCAAACGGGTTATTCCAGCCTCGGTAGAGTTTGTGGACATCGCCGGTCTTGTGAAAGGGGCGAGTCAGGGCGAAGGGCTCGGAAATCAGTTCCTGTCCCATATCCGGGAAGTGGGTGTCATTGCCCAGGTCGTTCGTTGTTTCGAAAATCCAGACATCATCCATGTATCTAATAAGGTCGATCCCGAATCGGACATGGAGACCATCAATGTGGAGCTTGCCCTGGCCGACCTGGATACGGTGGCTAAACGGCGGGAGAAGGCGGTACGGGCCCTTAAGGTGCAGGGCAAGGATCAGCAGAAACAGGCAGAACTGCTTATTTCGGCTCTGGATAAGGTTCAGCCTGCCCTGGAACAGGGAAAACCTGCCCGGTCGGTCCCCTTAAGTGATGATGAACGGGCCGCCCTCTATGACAGCCATCTTATTACCATGAAACCCCAGCTCTATGTCTGTAATGTTGATGAAGAAGGCATGCGTAACGGCAACCGCTATGTAGATATGGTCAAAGCCCGGGCGGCGGCGGAAAACTCTGAGGCGGTAGTTATTTGCGGAAAGTTTGAAGCGGAGCTTGCGGATCTGGAAAGTGAAGAAGAACGGCTGGCCTTTCTTTCAGAATTGGGCCTTGCAGAGTCGGGCCTGGCTTCGCTCATCCATGCGGCCTATCGGCTTTTAGGCTTGCGGACCTTCTTTACCGCCGGAGAAGACGAATGCCGGGCCTGGACCATCCATGCGGGGGACAAGGCACCCCAGGCCGCAGGGGTCATCCATACAGACTTTGAAAAGGGCTTTATTAAGGCAGAAGTCTATTCTTACGAGGACCTCCTTACCTATGGCTCCGAAGCTAAAATAAAGGAAGCCGGCAAGTACCGCATCGAAGGCAAGGAATATGTGGTCCAGGACGGGGATGTGATGTTCTTTAAATTCAACGTATAA